A genome region from Pseudomonas sp. N3-W includes the following:
- a CDS encoding ABC transporter substrate-binding protein, with product MNLPFKRVISLFAIPALAGLLAFTAHADELKEIRIAVPDLSAGTQHSGGGVVDVLREQQIFEKAFADQGIKIQWTFFKGAGPVINEAFANGQLDLAYLGDLAAIIGKSNGLDTRLLSASARGVKHYLGVVPGSGIKTLQDLKGKRVAIFRGTASQLSFDAALASQGLSEKDMKVINLDFNGAVAALAAKQIDASWGSSGLTALQAKGLAELPLSTKDLGGAGSIQSVLVGTGKFVDEHPEAVAKLLKAQQQAVEWLTQDSNKDAYIQLVSGLASYPPVILQQDLKDQKLSEVFPSTLDPVFLGKLQDSVDLASQQRLIRKPFKVTDWVAPELAAAKL from the coding sequence ATGAATCTGCCTTTCAAACGCGTCATCAGCCTGTTCGCCATTCCGGCTCTGGCGGGGTTGCTCGCGTTCACCGCCCATGCCGATGAACTCAAGGAAATTCGCATTGCCGTCCCCGACTTAAGCGCCGGTACCCAGCACAGCGGCGGTGGGGTGGTGGACGTGCTGCGTGAGCAGCAGATCTTCGAAAAGGCCTTCGCCGATCAGGGCATCAAGATTCAGTGGACCTTCTTCAAGGGCGCCGGTCCCGTGATCAACGAGGCATTTGCCAACGGTCAGCTGGACCTGGCTTATCTGGGGGATCTGGCGGCAATCATCGGCAAGTCGAACGGTCTGGATACGCGGCTGCTGAGCGCTTCGGCCCGTGGCGTCAAACACTACCTGGGCGTCGTGCCGGGTTCGGGCATCAAGACCCTGCAAGACCTCAAGGGCAAGCGCGTTGCGATCTTCCGTGGCACCGCCAGCCAGTTATCATTCGACGCGGCGCTGGCCAGTCAGGGCCTGAGCGAGAAGGACATGAAAGTCATCAACCTCGACTTCAACGGCGCCGTCGCAGCGCTGGCAGCCAAACAGATCGACGCGTCCTGGGGCAGTTCCGGGTTGACCGCCTTGCAAGCCAAGGGCTTGGCCGAGTTGCCGCTGAGCACCAAGGACCTGGGGGGCGCGGGCAGTATTCAGAGCGTGCTGGTGGGCACCGGCAAGTTTGTCGACGAACATCCCGAGGCTGTTGCGAAATTGCTGAAAGCGCAGCAGCAGGCGGTGGAGTGGTTGACTCAGGACAGCAACAAAGACGCGTACATCCAGCTGGTGTCGGGGCTGGCGAGTTATCCACCGGTGATCTTGCAGCAGGATTTGAAGGATCAGAAATTGAGCGAGGTTTTCCCGTCGACGCTGGACCCGGTGTTCCTGGGGAAACTGCAGGATTCGGTGGACCTGGCTTCGCAGCAGCGGCTGATCCGCAAGCCGTTCAAGGTGACGGATTGGGTGGCGCCTGAGTTGGCTGCGGCAAAACTCTAA
- a CDS encoding TauD/TfdA family dioxygenase: MSNAALAVKPVVHALEIHPVAGRIGAEIRGVQLSGELDTSTVEAIQQALVQYKVVFFREQTHLDDQRQEAFAHLLGEPVAHPTVPVRDGTRYLLELDGAEGQRANSWHTDVTFVDAYPKASILRSVVAPAHGGDTVWANTATAYNELAPELRELADKLVAVHSNEYDYAGAKPDVSAEKLERYRKVFTSTVYETEHPVVRVHPISGEKSLLLGHFVKRIKGYSQADSAHLFGLLQSHVTRLENTVRWRWKAGDVAIWDNRSTQHYAVDDYGTQDRIVRRVTLKGEVPVGVAGQRSQTIKGAEIVGV, from the coding sequence ATGAGCAATGCCGCTTTAGCTGTAAAACCCGTTGTCCACGCGCTTGAAATTCATCCGGTGGCCGGCCGCATCGGCGCCGAGATCCGTGGCGTGCAACTGTCCGGTGAGCTGGACACAAGCACCGTTGAAGCCATCCAGCAGGCACTGGTGCAGTACAAGGTAGTGTTCTTCCGCGAGCAGACCCACCTCGACGACCAGCGCCAGGAGGCCTTTGCCCACTTGCTCGGTGAACCGGTGGCGCACCCGACGGTGCCGGTACGTGACGGCACCCGATACCTGCTGGAACTGGACGGCGCTGAAGGCCAGCGCGCCAACTCGTGGCACACCGACGTGACCTTCGTCGACGCCTACCCGAAAGCCTCGATCCTGCGCTCGGTGGTGGCCCCGGCCCACGGTGGCGATACCGTCTGGGCCAACACCGCGACGGCCTACAACGAACTGGCCCCGGAACTGCGAGAGCTGGCCGACAAGCTGGTGGCGGTGCACAGCAACGAATACGACTACGCCGGTGCCAAGCCTGACGTGTCGGCGGAGAAGCTGGAGCGCTACCGCAAGGTCTTCACTTCCACTGTTTACGAAACCGAACACCCGGTGGTTCGCGTGCACCCGATCAGCGGCGAGAAGAGCCTGCTGCTGGGGCACTTCGTCAAACGCATCAAGGGCTATTCCCAGGCGGATTCGGCGCACTTGTTCGGCCTGCTGCAAAGCCATGTCACCCGCCTGGAAAACACCGTGCGCTGGCGCTGGAAAGCCGGCGATGTGGCGATCTGGGATAACCGTTCGACCCAGCATTATGCGGTGGATGACTATGGCACCCAGGACCGCATCGTGCGTCGCGTGACGCTCAAGGGCGAAGTGCCGGTCGGGGTAGCGGGGCAGCGCAGCCAGACCATCAAGGGCGCCGAGATCGTTGGCGTCTGA
- a CDS encoding alkaline phosphatase family protein has translation MPNTPTPVRNVLYIMCDQLRRDYLSCYGHPHLHTPNVDRLAAAGVRFSRAYTQGTICGPSRMSAYTGRYVSSHQVAWNAVPLPLEELTIGDYLRPHGIRTALVGKTHATPNLDALQRLAIDPASDQAEQLNEVGFEAFFRHDGIFPDSPLFDDKRESAPYTHYLREQGFAGRNPWHDWANAAEGEQGEILSGWKMRNAHLPARVPERHSETACTTDRAIDFISEQGEQPWCLHLSYIKPHWPYIAPAPYHALYGAEHVLEPVRAAVGETSDHPVYNAFCQHEESLNFSRDEVRLNVIPTYMGLIKQVDDQLGRLFDFLQSSGRWDDTLIVFTSDHGDFLGDHYLGEKEFLLEPAVGVPLIVRDPRAAADISRGTVDERLVETIDALPTFLDALGLPNADHRLEGRSLIPLLHGTKTDWRRYAISEYDYAFQAPARERLAQPIDRCRMTMVRSERWKYLAYDGFRPQLFDLLNDPQELKDLGANPEFASVREEHADYLFEWVRGLKRRTTISHQEIDLRGQRFRYGEPQTEKVVQIGVW, from the coding sequence ATGCCCAACACCCCGACCCCCGTGCGCAACGTGCTGTACATCATGTGCGATCAACTGCGCCGCGATTACCTGTCGTGCTACGGCCACCCGCATCTGCACACCCCGAACGTCGACCGCCTGGCTGCCGCTGGCGTGCGTTTCAGCCGCGCCTACACCCAGGGCACGATCTGCGGGCCGTCGCGGATGTCGGCGTACACCGGGCGTTATGTCAGTAGCCACCAGGTGGCGTGGAATGCGGTGCCCTTGCCGCTGGAAGAGCTGACCATCGGTGACTACCTGCGCCCGCATGGCATCCGCACCGCACTGGTGGGCAAGACCCACGCCACACCCAATCTCGATGCCTTGCAACGGCTGGCCATCGACCCTGCCAGCGATCAGGCTGAACAGTTGAACGAAGTCGGCTTCGAAGCGTTCTTTCGCCACGACGGGATCTTCCCCGACAGCCCGCTGTTCGACGACAAGCGCGAGTCCGCGCCCTACACCCATTACCTGCGCGAACAGGGTTTCGCGGGCCGCAACCCGTGGCACGACTGGGCCAACGCCGCCGAAGGCGAACAGGGGGAAATCCTCAGCGGCTGGAAAATGCGCAACGCTCATTTACCCGCGCGTGTGCCCGAACGGCATTCGGAAACCGCCTGCACCACCGACCGCGCCATCGACTTCATCAGCGAACAGGGCGAGCAGCCGTGGTGCCTGCACCTGTCGTACATCAAGCCACACTGGCCCTACATCGCCCCGGCGCCTTACCACGCGCTGTATGGCGCCGAGCATGTGCTTGAACCGGTGCGTGCAGCGGTCGGCGAGACCAGCGATCACCCGGTGTACAACGCATTCTGCCAGCATGAAGAGAGCCTGAATTTCTCCAGGGATGAAGTGCGCTTGAACGTGATTCCGACGTACATGGGCCTGATCAAACAGGTCGATGACCAGCTCGGCCGGCTTTTCGATTTTCTTCAAAGCAGTGGCCGCTGGGACGACACGCTGATTGTGTTCACCAGCGACCACGGCGACTTTCTGGGCGATCACTACCTGGGCGAAAAAGAGTTTCTGCTGGAGCCGGCCGTGGGCGTGCCACTGATCGTGCGCGACCCGCGTGCGGCTGCGGATATCAGCCGTGGCACCGTGGATGAGCGATTGGTGGAAACCATTGATGCATTGCCGACATTCCTCGATGCGCTGGGGCTGCCGAATGCCGATCATCGACTGGAAGGGCGGTCCTTGATCCCGTTGCTGCACGGCACCAAGACCGACTGGCGCCGTTATGCGATCAGCGAATACGACTACGCGTTCCAGGCCCCGGCGCGTGAACGGCTTGCGCAACCCATCGACCGCTGCCGCATGACGATGGTGCGCAGCGAACGCTGGAAGTACCTGGCGTATGACGGGTTCAGGCCCCAGTTGTTTGATCTGTTGAATGATCCGCAGGAACTCAAGGATTTAGGCGCCAATCCTGAGTTCGCCTCGGTTCGTGAAGAGCACGCCGACTATCTGTTCGAGTGGGTGCGCGGGTTGAAGCGCCGGACGACCATCAGCCATCAGGAGATTGATCTGCGAGGGCAGCGCTTTCGTTATGGCGAGCCGCAAACCGAGAAAGTGGTGCAGATCGGCGTGTGGTGA
- a CDS encoding LysR family transcriptional regulator, which translates to MDLRQLRYFIALNEHRSFVRAADAMGITQPAFSRSIQGLEQEFGCVLVDRGNKDLRPTPEGQVVLQHALSLVQGAAMLSAEVTQMTKLDAGELRFGCGPAPAVKLVPNAVAQFINAHPKVRTCFQVDNWEKLSRALTREEIEFFIADIRHFEADPNFQTQALTPRRGVFFCRPGHPLLAKESLSTNDMFDYPLATTLIPPGIRKLLANLSGRIDFSPTIETEHFPALVKIVLQSNAIGIGTQEAFIEDIAQGSLVLLHWRNLPQNVESMNARCGIVSRTGFRLSPAARAMIETLVAVDNQEIAVAV; encoded by the coding sequence ATGGATCTTCGCCAGTTACGCTACTTCATCGCCCTCAACGAACACCGCAGTTTCGTCCGTGCGGCGGATGCCATGGGCATCACCCAACCGGCGTTCAGCCGCAGTATTCAGGGGCTTGAGCAGGAGTTCGGCTGCGTGCTGGTGGACCGTGGCAACAAAGATCTGCGCCCCACGCCCGAGGGCCAGGTGGTGCTGCAGCACGCCTTGAGCCTGGTGCAGGGCGCGGCAATGCTCAGCGCCGAAGTCACGCAGATGACCAAGCTCGACGCCGGTGAACTGCGCTTCGGTTGCGGCCCGGCGCCGGCGGTCAAACTGGTGCCCAATGCCGTGGCGCAATTCATCAACGCACACCCGAAAGTGCGTACCTGCTTTCAGGTCGATAACTGGGAAAAACTCAGTCGCGCGTTGACCCGCGAAGAGATCGAATTCTTCATTGCCGACATCCGCCATTTCGAGGCCGACCCCAACTTCCAGACCCAGGCGCTCACGCCCAGACGCGGAGTGTTTTTCTGCCGCCCGGGGCATCCGTTGCTGGCCAAGGAGAGCCTGTCGACCAACGACATGTTCGACTACCCGCTGGCGACCACTTTGATCCCGCCGGGCATTCGCAAACTGTTGGCGAACCTCAGCGGGCGGATCGATTTTTCACCGACCATCGAGACCGAGCATTTCCCGGCGCTGGTGAAGATCGTGCTGCAATCCAATGCCATCGGCATCGGCACGCAAGAGGCGTTCATAGAGGACATTGCCCAGGGCTCGCTGGTGCTGCTGCACTGGCGCAATCTGCCGCAGAACGTTGAAAGCATGAATGCGCGGTGCGGGATTGTCAGTCGTACGGGGTTTCGGTTGTCGCCGGCGGCAAGGGCGATGATCGAGACGTTGGTGGCGGTGGACAATCAGGAGATTGCTGTTGCGGTTTGA